Proteins from a genomic interval of Nostoc sp. TCL240-02:
- a CDS encoding hydroxymethylglutaryl-CoA synthase family protein, which yields MQRVGIEKINLYAGRFCADALELANLQGKDLDYVSKQVKVKTRSVIPAYEDTVTLSVNAAKRLLSPEDARDIELLIVATESAVDFGKPVSTWVHRYCNLPPNCRSFELKHACYGLTAAVKTAAMWLQGGLTPGKKVLVIGCDYSRPHLDDRDNFIGGGAAIAMLISTDPKVFEIDLHPAGFWTDEISDTFRPTARVEIGDNQTSLYSYLDALEASYTHYEKLVGGVDYDKDFQKHIYHTPFPGMPLQAHRTLLSLLEVNDSKIYEENYQKKVQEGIYFAQQVGSTYGSSTFLCLLSLLHYAKDLHAGDRISIFAYGSGCQGEFYRGTVSPGAIEYIRSLNIDHHLQERLPLSLMEYELLEYAREKYIDAPDYQPKRDSFQEAYDKLYAGQELLVLKQVKNYYRQYEWS from the coding sequence ATGCAACGAGTAGGAATCGAGAAAATTAATTTATACGCTGGCCGTTTCTGTGCTGATGCCCTGGAATTAGCTAATTTACAAGGTAAAGATTTGGATTACGTGTCTAAACAAGTAAAAGTAAAGACACGTTCTGTAATTCCTGCTTACGAGGATACAGTCACCTTATCGGTGAATGCAGCCAAGCGGCTCCTTTCCCCAGAAGATGCGCGGGATATCGAACTGTTGATTGTGGCGACAGAATCGGCTGTAGATTTTGGCAAACCTGTATCTACTTGGGTGCATCGGTATTGTAATTTACCTCCTAATTGCCGCAGCTTTGAACTCAAACACGCCTGCTACGGGTTGACAGCAGCCGTCAAAACCGCAGCAATGTGGCTGCAAGGAGGACTTACCCCTGGTAAAAAGGTATTAGTTATCGGCTGTGACTATAGCCGTCCCCATCTTGATGACCGTGATAATTTTATTGGCGGTGGTGCGGCTATTGCCATGCTAATTAGCACCGACCCCAAGGTATTTGAAATTGACTTGCATCCCGCAGGCTTTTGGACTGACGAAATTTCTGATACCTTCCGTCCGACTGCGAGAGTCGAAATTGGCGACAATCAAACCAGTCTTTACTCTTATCTAGACGCTTTGGAAGCTTCTTACACCCACTACGAAAAACTTGTGGGGGGAGTAGATTATGACAAAGATTTCCAAAAACATATTTATCACACACCATTTCCGGGAATGCCCTTACAAGCGCATCGGACTTTGCTGAGTTTATTAGAAGTTAACGACTCGAAAATCTATGAGGAGAATTATCAAAAAAAGGTACAGGAAGGTATTTACTTCGCCCAGCAGGTAGGTAGTACTTATGGCTCATCTACATTCTTGTGTTTGCTGAGTTTGTTACACTATGCCAAGGATTTACACGCAGGCGATCGCATTTCGATTTTTGCCTACGGTTCTGGTTGTCAAGGTGAATTTTATCGCGGCACTGTCAGTCCGGGTGCAATTGAATACATCCGTTCTTTGAATATTGACCATCATTTGCAAGAACGTTTGCCATTATCTCTGATGGAATACGAACTTTTGGAATACGCACGAGAAAAGTATATTGATGCGCCTGATTATCAACCCAAAAGAGACAGTTTCCAAGAAGCTTATGACAAACTCTATGCCGGACAGGAACTGCTGGTATTAAAACAGGTAAAAAATTACTACAGGCAATACGAATGGAGCTAA
- a CDS encoding type I polyketide synthase gives MKMNTPERTDQLRRALVALKELRAKLDAIEQDRQEAIAIVGMGCRFPGGVNNLETYWQLLSQGIDASREIPSDRWSVDSYYTPHPDTPGKMYTRRGSFIDQVDGFDADFFGIAPREAVSIDPQQRLLLEVAWEALENAGQSTEKLEGSATGVFIGISTNDYARFHINSGDPNRIDAYSFIGCTPSVVSGRLSYVFGLQGPSLTIDTACSSSLTAIHLACESLRKRECNLALAGGVNLMLAPETTIYFCQVKALAADGRCKTFDAAADGYGRGEGCGVVVLKHLRDALADGDRILGLIRGSAVNQDGRSNGMTAPNGSAQQAVIRQALAAAAVQPQEIGYVEAHGTGTVLGDPIEIRALASVLCAGRSQDNSLIVGSVKTNIGHLEAAAGIAGIIKVVLALQHRQIPPHLHFQKANPHIDWQELPLVIPTQLTPWTSDRLLAGVSSFGMSGTNAHVVLEAASVEEDKGTRGQGDKGNEQSNEQSDRVYLLPLSARSPEALKEIAKAYRELLSGSLQLEDICYTASLRRVHYEYRVGLVGNSAEELANQLRDFIEDIPNSDVNWGYQGSSRRQQIAFVFSGQGSQWLGMGQELLTQEPVFREALEECDRIIQSYTSWSLIAELSAPPEKSRLDETEIAQPAILSLQVALVALWRAWGVEPSAVVGHSIGEITAAHVAGVLSLKDALWIVVQRAKLMQQATGHGKMAMLHLAHKAVAELIAPYQDKIAIAAINSPSSTVISGATEAIEIILEKVEQQGIFCRRLPVNYAFHCPQMDAYSRELEKIIQDIQPKSPYLQIFSTVSGQPEDSPLPLRPSAPLPLFDAAYWGRNMRQSVQFAEAMDSLIQAGYDLFVEVAPHSVLAKDMLECLSQTQQQGTVLPTMRRGDSTVSFRSLAKLYTLGHKVNWDNLYPNGGKFVQLPTYPWQRKRYWIEPIQPNVISTTASELSDWLYEIQWQPQALLSKQQTIAPTHWLIFSDRSGIGETLERILQAQGHTTTVLYCTDPIDHSCTDAIHRVSKVSNLQIVHLWSLDNTEQLVNCGSVLDLLQALAQVELLAVKLWLVTQGAQPVGEISKELAIATAPLWGMSRVIAMESAEIWGGIIDLDPASTPEEAANLLVNELSQSNPQENQLAFRQQQRYVARLARTVSTITSPLSLGTDGTYLITGGLGALGLQVAHWLVEKGARHLLLLSRRPPGEQAQAAIQKMEQDGAHIQVALADVTNQAELSTVLHNLNHPLRGIIHAAGVLDDGILLRQTWERFAKVLDPKIDGAWNLHLLSRDCPLDFFVMFSSVASLVGSPGQGNYAAANMYLDTLAHYRRHQGLPALSINWGPWSDAGMAAQLNNRNLWSTENGVSYITPEQGLQALEELLKQGKTQAGVVPIAWDKFSTAVQLPLLQQFTTKVSQSPSQPLLLRQLESTPVSDRRELLMSAVQAQVVRVLRLDTSRPIDAERPLQEMGMDSLMAVELRNALGKLVDKTLPAALIFDYPSISNLTEYLGKELGIFATNALPPTVESRELSPTEAIAVVGMSCRFPGADDLESFWQLLCNGTDAIREVPGDRWDVDEFYDPDLSFPGTMNTRWGGFINHVDHFDPQFFGISASEARSMDPQQRLLLEVSWEALEHAGYSSDQLAASQTGVFTGISTWDYFTLQLEPPPRGGTGMALSIAANRLSYLLDLRGPSMAVDTACSSSLVAVDLACQSLRNGKCDLALAGGVNIILSPLTTVACSQAGMMAADGHCKTFDHRADGYVRGEGCGVVVLKRLSDALKDGDHILALVRGSAVNQDGRSNGLTAPNGLAQQAVIRQALQNAAVTPDRIGYVEAHGTGTALGDAIEVESLWTVLKEGRTDNQPCRISSVKTNIGHLEAAAGIAGFIKLVLLLHREQIPPHLNLQTINPVLNLEQTQLQIPTSLQLWKPGEQPRLAGISSFGFGGTNVHAIVEEAPLEKAGGAALRLRSVTEEQGSSTSTTLSDRGAGEHTSTTLSNRGSRGEEIIIERPLHILTLSAKSESALQNLIGRYHQYLQKNIGDRLADICYTANVGRSHFAHRLAFIVNSQAQLRDILAAFNAGKQTLDILYGKVDTQRQPKVAFIFAGEGFQYVGIGRQLYETQPQFRQIIEDCDRLLQPHLQQSLLAILEDESLLTQPRYARPAVFALGYALAQLWRSWGVQPSVVMGGGVGEYIAACVAGAFSLEDGLRLITQQELWAEFEPIAKQVKFQVPQIPMVSTFYGQLLAADYIPDIDHWRRCWQAPALFEGAMLALTQKGCNFFLEIGSDTQLSEIQQQGTWLQSIDDWPVLLHSLIALYINGVAIDWQRFEQGYQRRRVVLPTYPFQRKRYWLDPAVIRSFSKKEENLCNE, from the coding sequence ATGAAGATGAACACCCCAGAACGTACTGACCAGCTACGGCGGGCATTAGTCGCCCTAAAAGAACTCCGCGCCAAGCTTGATGCCATTGAACAGGATCGGCAAGAAGCGATCGCCATTGTCGGTATGGGATGCCGATTTCCCGGAGGAGTTAACAACCTCGAAACCTACTGGCAATTATTGAGCCAGGGTATTGATGCAAGCCGGGAAATTCCGAGTGATCGCTGGTCGGTCGATAGCTACTATACGCCTCATCCTGACACTCCTGGTAAAATGTACACCCGTCGGGGTAGCTTTATCGACCAAGTTGATGGCTTTGATGCCGATTTCTTTGGGATTGCGCCGCGAGAAGCAGTCAGTATAGACCCGCAACAGCGATTGTTGTTGGAAGTTGCTTGGGAAGCCTTAGAAAATGCCGGACAAAGTACGGAGAAATTAGAAGGTAGTGCCACTGGTGTATTTATTGGCATTTCCACCAACGACTACGCCCGTTTTCACATCAATAGCGGCGACCCCAATCGCATTGATGCTTACTCGTTTATTGGTTGCACTCCCAGCGTAGTTTCTGGCCGTTTGTCTTACGTTTTTGGGTTGCAGGGGCCAAGCCTCACCATCGATACAGCTTGTTCATCTTCCCTCACAGCCATTCACCTAGCTTGTGAAAGCCTACGCAAACGCGAGTGTAATTTGGCTTTGGCTGGTGGTGTCAACTTGATGCTGGCTCCAGAAACCACGATTTATTTTTGTCAGGTAAAAGCCTTAGCAGCAGACGGTCGTTGCAAAACCTTTGATGCTGCTGCTGATGGCTACGGACGAGGAGAAGGCTGTGGTGTCGTCGTCCTCAAGCATTTGCGGGATGCTTTAGCAGATGGCGATCGCATCCTTGGTTTGATTCGCGGTTCCGCTGTCAATCAAGACGGACGCAGCAACGGCATGACTGCCCCCAACGGCTCGGCTCAACAAGCAGTGATTCGCCAAGCATTAGCGGCGGCGGCAGTACAACCCCAGGAAATTGGTTATGTGGAAGCCCACGGTACGGGAACCGTCTTAGGCGACCCAATAGAGATTCGTGCCTTAGCGTCTGTACTTTGTGCTGGCAGGAGTCAAGATAATTCATTAATTGTTGGTTCTGTCAAGACCAACATCGGACATTTAGAAGCCGCTGCTGGGATTGCTGGAATTATAAAAGTTGTTTTGGCTTTACAGCATCGACAAATTCCACCACACCTACATTTTCAAAAAGCAAATCCGCATATCGATTGGCAGGAATTACCATTAGTTATTCCTACTCAGCTTACTCCCTGGACTTCAGACCGACTGCTGGCTGGGGTTAGCTCCTTTGGGATGAGTGGGACTAATGCTCATGTGGTTTTGGAAGCAGCATCGGTTGAAGAGGACAAGGGGACAAGGGGACAAGGGGACAAGGGGAATGAGCAAAGCAATGAGCAAAGCGATCGCGTTTATCTTTTACCTTTGTCTGCTAGAAGCCCGGAGGCTCTCAAAGAAATAGCTAAAGCATACCGAGAATTATTATCAGGTTCACTACAGCTTGAGGATATTTGTTATACAGCTAGTTTGCGGCGCGTTCATTACGAATATCGTGTGGGGTTGGTGGGAAATTCGGCGGAAGAATTAGCTAATCAACTTCGAGATTTTATCGAAGATATTCCCAATTCTGATGTTAATTGGGGATATCAAGGTTCTAGCCGTCGCCAGCAAATTGCCTTTGTGTTTTCTGGACAGGGTTCTCAATGGCTGGGTATGGGACAAGAACTGTTGACGCAGGAGCCTGTATTCCGGGAGGCTTTGGAGGAGTGCGATCGCATCATCCAATCTTATACTTCTTGGTCGCTGATTGCCGAACTGTCAGCACCGCCAGAGAAATCCCGTTTGGATGAAACTGAAATCGCCCAGCCTGCCATTTTATCTCTGCAAGTGGCACTAGTAGCACTGTGGCGTGCTTGGGGTGTGGAACCGAGTGCAGTTGTAGGTCACAGCATTGGGGAAATTACAGCTGCTCATGTGGCGGGTGTGTTGAGTTTGAAAGATGCTTTGTGGATTGTGGTGCAACGAGCCAAACTGATGCAGCAAGCAACAGGCCACGGCAAAATGGCAATGCTGCATTTAGCACACAAAGCAGTGGCAGAACTGATTGCACCTTATCAAGACAAAATAGCGATCGCAGCTATCAACAGTCCTTCTTCAACAGTCATCTCCGGTGCAACCGAGGCAATTGAAATTATCCTAGAAAAAGTCGAACAGCAAGGAATATTCTGCCGCCGCTTACCAGTGAATTACGCTTTTCACTGCCCCCAGATGGATGCCTACAGTCGAGAATTAGAGAAGATTATCCAAGATATTCAGCCAAAATCGCCATATTTACAGATTTTCTCCACCGTTAGCGGTCAACCAGAAGATTCGCCTCTGCCCCTCCGCCCCTCTGCCCCCCTACCTCTTTTTGACGCTGCTTATTGGGGGCGGAATATGCGGCAATCTGTACAATTTGCTGAGGCAATGGATAGTCTCATCCAAGCTGGATACGACCTGTTTGTAGAGGTTGCCCCTCATTCTGTTCTCGCCAAAGATATGCTGGAGTGCCTCAGTCAGACTCAGCAGCAGGGAACAGTCTTACCAACCATGCGGCGAGGAGATTCTACAGTCAGCTTCAGGTCATTAGCCAAACTTTACACTTTAGGACATAAAGTTAACTGGGATAACTTGTATCCCAACGGTGGCAAATTTGTACAGTTACCGACTTATCCTTGGCAACGTAAACGCTACTGGATTGAGCCAATACAGCCGAATGTTATTTCCACCACCGCTTCAGAATTATCAGATTGGCTGTACGAAATCCAATGGCAACCACAAGCATTATTAAGCAAACAGCAAACCATTGCTCCTACACATTGGTTAATTTTTAGCGATCGCTCCGGCATCGGTGAAACCCTAGAACGCATACTACAAGCTCAAGGACACACTACCACCGTACTCTACTGTACAGACCCAATCGATCATTCTTGTACAGACGCGATTCATCGCGTCTCTAAAGTCTCCAACTTACAGATTGTCCATCTGTGGAGTTTGGATAACACTGAACAGTTAGTTAATTGTGGTAGCGTACTAGACTTACTACAAGCCTTGGCACAAGTAGAATTACTAGCAGTCAAGCTGTGGCTAGTAACCCAAGGCGCACAACCAGTAGGGGAAATTAGCAAAGAATTAGCGATCGCCACAGCACCACTTTGGGGTATGAGTCGAGTCATAGCAATGGAGTCTGCTGAAATCTGGGGAGGCATTATAGATCTAGACCCAGCAAGCACTCCAGAGGAAGCGGCTAACCTACTGGTTAACGAACTCTCTCAATCAAATCCCCAAGAAAATCAACTAGCTTTTCGCCAACAGCAGCGTTATGTAGCTCGTTTAGCGCGGACAGTCTCAACTATCACCTCACCTTTGAGCCTGGGAACCGATGGTACGTACTTAATTACAGGTGGATTGGGTGCTTTGGGATTACAGGTAGCCCATTGGCTAGTAGAAAAGGGGGCGCGTCATCTTTTATTACTCAGTCGTCGTCCTCCTGGAGAACAAGCGCAAGCAGCTATTCAAAAGATGGAACAGGACGGCGCACACATTCAGGTTGCGTTAGCAGATGTCACCAATCAAGCTGAACTTAGCACCGTATTACACAACCTCAACCATCCCCTACGCGGCATTATCCATGCAGCAGGAGTATTAGACGATGGCATACTACTACGACAAACTTGGGAACGGTTCGCCAAAGTCTTAGATCCCAAAATCGATGGGGCTTGGAATTTGCATCTTCTCAGCCGCGACTGTCCCCTAGATTTTTTCGTCATGTTTTCGTCGGTGGCTTCTTTAGTTGGCTCCCCAGGTCAAGGGAACTACGCCGCCGCCAATATGTATTTAGATACACTGGCTCACTATCGACGACATCAAGGCTTACCTGCTTTGAGTATCAATTGGGGGCCTTGGTCTGATGCGGGTATGGCAGCCCAATTAAATAATCGCAACCTGTGGAGTACTGAGAACGGAGTTAGTTACATTACTCCAGAACAGGGATTGCAAGCCTTAGAAGAACTGCTCAAACAAGGGAAAACTCAAGCCGGAGTCGTGCCGATCGCCTGGGATAAATTCTCTACAGCTGTGCAACTACCATTGTTGCAGCAATTTACTACCAAGGTAAGTCAATCACCATCTCAGCCCCTCTTACTACGGCAATTGGAATCTACACCAGTAAGCGATCGCCGGGAATTGTTGATGTCAGCCGTACAAGCCCAAGTGGTGAGAGTGCTGAGGTTAGATACTAGTCGCCCCATCGATGCGGAACGCCCCTTGCAAGAAATGGGTATGGATTCCCTGATGGCGGTAGAATTGCGAAACGCTCTCGGAAAGTTGGTAGATAAAACTTTACCGGCAGCTTTGATTTTTGACTATCCCAGCATCTCAAATTTGACAGAGTATTTAGGTAAAGAACTGGGGATATTTGCGACAAACGCATTACCGCCGACTGTGGAGAGTCGGGAATTATCACCTACAGAAGCGATTGCTGTTGTGGGGATGAGTTGTAGATTCCCTGGGGCAGATGATTTAGAAAGTTTCTGGCAACTCTTATGTAATGGCACAGACGCTATTCGAGAAGTACCGGGCGATCGCTGGGATGTAGATGAATTTTACGATCCAGACTTGTCTTTCCCTGGGACAATGAATACTCGCTGGGGTGGCTTCATCAATCATGTAGACCATTTCGACCCCCAATTTTTTGGTATCTCTGCCAGCGAAGCCCGCAGCATGGACCCCCAGCAACGCCTACTCTTAGAAGTTTCCTGGGAAGCTTTGGAACACGCAGGCTATAGTTCTGACCAGCTGGCGGCTAGTCAAACAGGAGTATTCACAGGTATCAGCACTTGGGATTACTTCACACTACAACTAGAGCCACCTCCACGGGGCGGTACGGGGATGGCTTTGAGTATTGCAGCTAACCGTCTTTCCTATCTCTTAGATTTGCGCGGGCCAAGCATGGCAGTTGATACTGCTTGTTCTTCTTCCTTGGTAGCGGTTGATTTAGCCTGTCAAAGTTTGCGAAACGGTAAATGCGATCTGGCATTAGCAGGGGGTGTAAATATCATCCTCTCACCACTAACTACCGTTGCCTGCTCCCAAGCTGGGATGATGGCTGCTGATGGACACTGCAAAACATTTGACCACCGAGCTGATGGTTATGTCCGGGGAGAAGGCTGTGGCGTAGTCGTACTCAAACGTTTATCCGATGCTCTCAAAGATGGCGACCATATTCTGGCTCTGGTGCGTGGTTCTGCTGTCAATCAAGATGGACGCAGCAATGGTTTAACTGCCCCCAATGGTTTAGCTCAACAGGCTGTAATTCGCCAAGCCTTACAAAATGCTGCCGTCACTCCCGACCGCATCGGTTACGTTGAAGCCCACGGTACAGGCACAGCTTTGGGTGATGCCATTGAAGTAGAATCCCTGTGGACAGTACTTAAGGAAGGTCGCACTGACAATCAGCCTTGTCGAATCAGTTCTGTGAAAACTAATATCGGTCACTTAGAAGCAGCCGCAGGGATAGCTGGTTTCATTAAACTAGTGCTGTTGTTGCATCGAGAACAGATTCCTCCTCACCTCAACTTGCAAACTATCAATCCCGTGTTGAATTTGGAGCAAACCCAGCTACAAATTCCCACCTCCTTACAACTGTGGAAACCAGGCGAGCAGCCGCGATTGGCAGGGATTAGTTCTTTTGGCTTTGGTGGGACTAACGTTCATGCAATTGTGGAAGAAGCACCCTTGGAGAAAGCAGGGGGGGCAGCACTTCGACTACGCTCAGTGACCGAGGAGCAGGGGAGCAGCACTTCGACTACGCTCAGTGACCGAGGAGCAGGGGAGCATACTTCGACTACGCTCAGTAACCGGGGGAGCAGGGGAGAAGAAATTATAATTGAGCGTCCTTTGCATATACTCACGCTGTCTGCAAAAAGTGAATCAGCTTTGCAAAACTTGATTGGGCGTTACCACCAATATTTACAGAAAAATATTGGTGATCGCTTGGCTGATATCTGCTATACCGCTAATGTAGGACGCAGCCATTTTGCTCATCGTCTAGCATTTATAGTTAACTCTCAGGCGCAGTTACGAGACATCCTCGCTGCTTTCAACGCCGGCAAACAAACTCTTGATATACTGTACGGCAAGGTAGATACTCAACGTCAGCCAAAAGTCGCTTTTATCTTTGCTGGTGAAGGTTTCCAGTATGTTGGTATAGGTAGGCAGCTTTACGAAACCCAGCCGCAGTTTCGCCAAATTATAGAAGATTGCGATCGCCTCTTACAACCTCATCTTCAACAATCCCTACTTGCAATCCTCGAAGATGAATCACTGTTAACACAACCCCGTTACGCTCGTCCTGCTGTATTCGCCTTGGGATACGCCTTAGCCCAACTTTGGCGCAGTTGGGGCGTACAGCCCAGTGTAGTCATGGGTGGCGGAGTTGGTGAGTATATCGCCGCTTGTGTGGCTGGCGCGTTCAGTCTGGAAGATGGTTTACGGTTAATTACCCAACAAGAATTGTGGGCAGAATTCGAGCCGATTGCCAAGCAGGTGAAATTTCAAGTGCCCCAAATTCCGATGGTGTCAACCTTCTATGGCCAACTGTTAGCTGCTGACTATATCCCAGACATTGATCACTGGAGACGATGCTGGCAAGCACCAGCGTTATTTGAAGGAGCAATGTTAGCCCTTACACAAAAAGGGTGCAATTTCTTCTTAGAAATTGGCTCTGATACCCAATTATCCGAGATCCAACAGCAAGGCACTTGGTTACAATCAATTGATGATTGGCCAGTATTATTACATAGCCTGATTGCACTTTACATCAACGGTGTAGCAATTGATTGGCAAAGGTTTGAACAAGGATATCAGCGTCGTCGTGTGGTCTTGCCAACTTATCCCTTTCAACGGAAGCGGTACTGGCTCGATCCGGCAGTTATCAGATCCTTTAGCAAAAAGGAGGAAAATTTATGCAACGAGTAG